A region from the Candidatus Electrothrix scaldis genome encodes:
- a CDS encoding DNA topoisomerase IV subunit B encodes MSEHQYDESKIKTLSSLEHIRKRPGMYIGRLGNGSDPDDGIYILLKEVIDNAVDEYIMGYGKQVDISIDANGRCRIRDYGRGIPLGKVVECVSVINTGAKYNTDVFQFSVGLNGVGTKAVNALSEHFTVCAFREGQFKKAIFEHGTLIEEEEGKTEEKDGTLIEFLPDTESFPSYSFDMDYVDQRLWRYAYLNAGLTLYLDAPASAGDTETSQPATKKYYSAKGLLDLLSKELGDRGIYPPIQSSGTALEFAFTHTDDYSETYYSFVNGTYTSEGGTHLSAFREGILKGVNEFSDKKYTGKDVRDGIVGTLAVKVQEPVFESQTKNKLGNTDIKGWIVNEVRKAVATYLYKHPECTEIFMDKVQRNERIRKELQSVRKEAKAKAKKISFKIPQLKDCKHHPSRQKPSKKGQENMIFITEGQSAAGSIVSSRDPMTQAVFSLKGKPMNVFGQRLDILYKNDEMYSLMQSLNIEDSIADLRFDKIIMATDADVDGLHIRNLLLTFFLHYFEPLIKLGHVYILETPIFRARNKKQTIYCYSDQEKAKAINKLKGKGNASSVEVTRFKGLGEISPPEFKQFIGPDMRLQHVRLDSLSEVGKVLNFYMGKNTPDRRQYIMEHLVVRPV; translated from the coding sequence GTGTCAGAACATCAATACGACGAATCGAAGATCAAAACCCTCAGCTCTTTGGAGCACATCCGTAAACGCCCCGGCATGTATATCGGCCGACTCGGCAACGGCTCGGACCCTGACGATGGTATCTACATCCTCCTGAAAGAGGTGATTGATAATGCTGTAGACGAATACATCATGGGATACGGCAAACAGGTGGATATCTCTATTGATGCAAACGGACGTTGCCGTATTCGTGATTATGGTCGTGGCATCCCCTTGGGTAAAGTTGTTGAATGCGTGTCCGTCATCAACACAGGAGCTAAGTACAACACCGATGTCTTTCAATTTTCTGTGGGACTGAACGGGGTTGGCACCAAGGCGGTGAATGCCCTTTCTGAGCACTTCACAGTCTGCGCCTTTCGTGAAGGTCAATTTAAAAAAGCAATCTTTGAGCATGGCACATTGATTGAAGAGGAAGAGGGCAAAACCGAAGAGAAAGACGGCACATTGATTGAGTTTCTTCCTGACACCGAGTCCTTTCCCAGTTATTCTTTTGACATGGACTACGTGGATCAGCGACTCTGGCGATATGCCTACCTGAACGCGGGCTTGACCCTCTATCTTGATGCACCGGCATCTGCCGGGGACACTGAGACCTCCCAACCAGCAACGAAAAAATATTATTCAGCAAAAGGGCTTCTTGATCTACTCAGCAAAGAACTGGGTGACAGAGGAATCTATCCACCTATCCAATCTTCCGGGACGGCCCTTGAATTCGCCTTTACCCACACAGACGATTACAGCGAGACCTATTATTCCTTTGTTAATGGGACCTATACCTCTGAGGGAGGAACCCATCTTTCCGCCTTTCGGGAAGGCATCCTCAAAGGTGTTAATGAATTTTCCGACAAAAAATACACAGGAAAGGATGTGCGGGATGGGATTGTCGGTACCCTTGCTGTTAAGGTACAGGAGCCGGTTTTTGAGTCCCAGACCAAAAACAAACTGGGGAACACCGATATCAAAGGATGGATAGTTAACGAGGTTCGGAAAGCCGTTGCCACTTATCTGTACAAACACCCGGAATGTACAGAAATATTTATGGACAAGGTACAACGGAATGAACGCATCCGTAAGGAATTACAATCTGTTCGTAAGGAAGCCAAGGCCAAAGCGAAAAAAATTTCCTTCAAAATCCCCCAGCTCAAAGACTGCAAGCACCACCCTTCCCGGCAAAAGCCCTCGAAAAAAGGTCAGGAGAATATGATCTTCATCACCGAGGGACAATCCGCTGCGGGCTCTATTGTCTCCTCCCGTGATCCCATGACCCAGGCGGTTTTTTCCCTCAAGGGAAAGCCGATGAATGTATTCGGCCAACGGCTTGACATCCTCTACAAAAATGATGAGATGTACTCTCTGATGCAAAGCCTCAATATTGAGGATTCCATTGCTGACCTGCGCTTTGACAAGATTATAATGGCTACAGATGCGGACGTGGACGGCTTACATATCCGCAATCTGCTCCTTACTTTTTTTCTCCATTATTTTGAACCCTTGATCAAGCTCGGTCATGTTTACATACTGGAGACCCCTATTTTTCGGGCCAGAAATAAAAAGCAGACCATCTATTGCTATTCAGACCAGGAAAAAGCAAAGGCAATTAACAAGTTAAAGGGGAAAGGCAACGCCTCTTCCGTAGAAGTGACCCGCTTCAAGGGACTCGGGGAGATATCACCGCCGGAATTTAAGCAGTTCATCGGCCCGGATATGCGACTTCAGCACGTGCGGCTGGACAGCCTGTCTGAAGTCGGCAAGGTTCTTAATTTTTATATGGGAAAAAATACGCCTGATCGCCGCCAGTATATCATGGAGCATCTGGTAGTCCGACCAGTATAG